The following are from one region of the Sorghum bicolor cultivar BTx623 chromosome 2, Sorghum_bicolor_NCBIv3, whole genome shotgun sequence genome:
- the LOC8056187 gene encoding probable serine/threonine-protein kinase PBL28: MELGGFKMFNIVSSWNKRRRSRSLDQLNPWVYKPAELWQAKENHPPPPKKRSGTMVFTLKEMEAATNMFSDRNLVGKGGFGRVYRGVLKDGQIVAIKKMDLPTSKQADGEREFRVEIDILSRLDHPNLVTLIGYCADGKHRFVVYEFMPRGNLQDILNGIGEVRMDWPLRLRIALGAARALAYLHSSTAVGVPVVHRDFKSSNILLTQHYEAKISDFGLAKLLQQDQDLHTTTRVLGTFGYFDPEYALTGKLTLQSDVYAFGVVLLELLTGRRAIDLSQGPQEQNLIVGIHQVVGDRKKLRRVVDRDMPKASYTVESVSMFAALAARCVCFDSAGRPAMQDCVKELQFIMYANMKI, from the exons ATGGAGCTAGGAGGCTTTAAGATGTTCAACATAGTTTCATCGTGGAACAAGAGGCGGAGAAGCAGATCACTTGATCAGTTAAATCCCT GGGTGTACAAGCCGGCTGAGCTATGGCAGGCGAAGGAGAatcacccgccgccgccgaagaAGCGCAGCGGCACGATGGTGTTCACGCTCAAGGAGATGGAGGCGGCCACCAACATGTTCAGCGACCGCAACCTCGTCGGCAAAGGCGGCTTCGGCCGGGTTTACAGAGGCGTCCTCAAGGATGGCCAg ATCGTTGCCATCAAGAAGATGGACCTGCCTACTTCGAAGCAGGCCGACGGTGAGCGCGAGTTCAGGGTGGAGATCGACATCCTGAGCAGGCTAGACCACCCCAACCTGGTCACGCTCATCGGCTACTGCGCCGACGGCAAGCACCGGTTCGTCGTCTACGAGTTCATGCCCAGAGGCAACCTCCAGGACATCCTCAATG GCATTGGGGAGGTGAGGATGGACTGGCCGCTGCGGCTGCGGATCGCGCTGGGCGCGGCGCGGGCGCTGGCCTACCTGCACTCCAGCACGGCCGTCGGCGTCCCCGTCGTCCACAGGGACTTCAAGTCCAGCAACATCCTCCTCACCCAGCACTACGAGGCCAAG ATCTCGGACTTCGGGCTCGCCAAGCTGCTGCAGCAGGACCAGGACCTGCACACCACCACCAGGGTGCTGGGCACCTTCGGCTActtcgaccccgaatacgcacTG ACAGGGAAGCTGACGCTGCAGAGCGACGTGTACGCGTTCGGCGTGGTGCTGCTGGAGCTGCTGACGGGGCGGCGAGCCATCGACCTGAGCCAGGGACCGCAGGAGCAGAACCTCATCGTGGGGATCCACCAGGTGGTGGGCGACCGCAAGAAGCTGCGCAGGGTGGTGGACAGGGACATGCCCAAGGCCTCCTACACGGTGGAGTCCGTGTCCATGTTCGCCGCGCTCGCCGCGCGCTGCGTCTGCTTCGACAGCGCCGGCCGCCCCGCCATGCAGGACTGCGTCAAGGAGCTCCAGTTCATCATGTACGCCAACATGAAGATATGA
- the LOC8065385 gene encoding uncharacterized protein KIAA1522 encodes MATLSTKLETRQFLCAQLVVNHAAPPLSDCPVHSRARPKRARQSPTVSPPSQLPTPPPTRFVTRSLSSKFLARFVAVEKNPQPPPHRRPPRLLSESESIPMAQGTAPSAAGAAGGGGGCPSAPAVSTTPPGTPRASAAAAAPQPPPPSSFATGFYYAVELYFDPALENQVLKAWNALARRQLGSRLIDAAARPHLPLLHLPAAALPPPGTGAAGGDPLLRLAPSLRALASRLDPLPLALSSLAALPASASSSSHDNVLFLAPTPSAALLGLHAQLCELLRKDAGVEVPDAFRPDHWLPRCAVAVDVPRGRMAEAFCVLRELKLLPVSGYGMDIALVEVGATVRELVSYPLGGSGSAGAD; translated from the coding sequence ATGGCTACGCTATCAACAAAATTAGAAACACGTCAATTTCTTTGTGCTCAGCTGGTTGTTAACCATGCGGCCCCACCTCTCAGTGACTGCCCGGTCCATAGCAGAGCGAGGCCAAAGCGTGCACGTCAGTCCCCCACAGTGAGTCCTCCGAGTCAGCTACCCACCCCACCCCCAACTCGATTCGTGACGAGATCTCTCTCCTCCAAATTCCTCGCTCGATTCGTCGCGGTCGAAAAAAACCCACAGCCCCCTCCCCACCGCCGACCCCCTCGCCTCCTGTCGGAATCGGAATCCATCCCGATGGCGCAAGGCACCGCGCCCTCCGCAGCTggggccgccggcggcggcggcggctgcccctCGGCGCCCGCCGTCTCCACGACCCCTCCGGGCACGCCCCGGGCCTCCGCGGCAGCAGCCGCGCCGCAGCCTCCGCCGCCCTCCTCCTTCGCGACCGGATTCTACTACGCCGTCGAGCTCTACTTCGACCCGGCGCTGGAGAACCAGGTGCTCAAGGCGTGGAACGCGCTGGCGCGGCGGCAGCtcggcagccgcctcatcgacgCCGCCGCCCGCCCGCACCTCCCGCTGCTCCACCTCCCCGCCGCCGCGCTCCCGCCGCCTGGCACCGGCGCCGCGGGCGGGGACCCGCTCCTCCGCCTCGCGCCCTCGCTCCGCGCGCTCGCGTCGCGACTCGACCCGCTCCCGCTCGCGCTCTCCTCGCTCGCCGCGCTCCCGGCCTCCGCATCCTCGTCCTCGCACGACAACGTCCTCTTCCTCGCGCCCACTCCGTCCGCTGCCCTGCTCGGACTCCATGCGCAGCTCTGCGAGCTGCTACGGAAGGACGCTGGCGTCGAGGTCCCCGACGCCTTCCGGCCCGACCACTGGCTACCGCGGTGCGCCGTCGCCGTTGACGTGCCCCGTGGCCGCATGGCCGAGGCCTTCTGCGTGCTCCGAGAGCTCAAGCTGCTACCCGTCTCTGGGTACGGGATGGACATCGCGCTCGTCGAGGTCGGGGCCACCGTTAGGGAGCTCGTGTCCTACCCGCTTGGTGGCAGCGGCAGCGCTGGAGCCGACTGA
- the LOC8065384 gene encoding protein ALTERED XYLOGLUCAN 4, protein MGASSTCPCHHLSSSSVLTKRTIAFALYALVPLALLHYLLSLPPPLPPPPTTGAPSSPSPPQQAEAPAARCDYSDGEWVRTAEGPRYNGSSCGETIKAGQNCEAHGRPDTGYIYWRWRPRGCALPPFDPAEFLRAVRGRHVAFVGDSLARNQCESLVCLLTSAFPAQLVRGAGGGDGDGDGDELRKFRRWAFPSHNATVSVFWSPFLVKGTERPKSPAAAGGLDHNRIYFDQPDERWAAAVPGFDVVVLSAGQWYLNSAMFYDRGAVIGCHRCPERNRTETGFFGVFRLAVRNALREVITRVAAATSSSSSSSSATARPRLAVVTTFSPAHFEGEWDSPTACVRTEPYARGEREMEYMDLEMLRAGAEEAAAAGADARARGAGLAVEALQVTRLAAMRPDGHPGLYTRAFPFAEGARDRMPNDCVHWCLPGPIDTWNEILLQVVKRWADGVGVGADAS, encoded by the coding sequence ATGGGTGCCTCCAGTACTTGTCCTTGCCACCACTTGAGCTCCTCCTCCGTCCTCACCAAGCGGACCATCGCCTTCGCGCTCTACGCCCTCGTTCCCCTCGCCCTACTCCACTACCTCCTCTCTCTTCCTCCCCCTCTCCCCCCTCCTCCCACCACCGGCGCTCCCTCCTCCCCATCGCCGCCGCAGCAGGCGGAGGCTCCGGCAGCGCGGTGCGATTACTCGGACGGGGAGTGGGTGCGGACCGCGGAAGGCCCTCGGTACAACGGGTCGAGCTGCGGCGAGACCATCAAGGCCGGCCAGAACTGCGAGGCGCACGGGCGGCCGGACACGGGGTACATCTACTGGCGGTGGCGCCCGCGCGGGTGCGCGCTGCCGCCGTTCGACCCCGCCGAGTTCCTGCGCGCGGTGCGCGGTCGCCACGTGGCCTTCGTGGGCGACTCGCTCGCGCGGAACCAGTGCGAGTCCCTGGTGTGCCTGCTCACCTCCGCGTTCCCGGCGCAGCTGGtgcgcggcgccggcggcggcgacggcgacggcgacggcgacgagctCCGCAAGTTCCGGCGCTGGGCGTTCCCGTCGCACAACGCCACGGTGTCGGTGTTCTGGTCACCGTTCCTGGTGAAGGGCACGGAGAGGCCCAAGTCGCCGGCCGCGGCGGGAGGGCTGGACCACAACCGGATCTACTTCGACCAGCCCGACGAGCGGTGGGCGGCGGCGGTCCCGGGATTCGACGTGGTGGTGCTGTCGGCGGGGCAGTGGTACCTGAACTCGGCCATGTTCTACGACCGTGGCGCCGTCATCGGCTGCCACCGCTGCCCGGAGCGCAACCGCACGGAGACGGGCTTCTTCGGCGTGTTCCGCCTCGCCGTCCGCAACGCGCTCCGCGAGGTCATAacccgcgtcgccgccgccacgtcctcctcctcctcttcctcctccgcgACCGCCCGTCCCCGGCTGGCTGTGGTGACGACGTTCTCGCCGGCGCACTTTGAGGGGGAGTGGGACAGCCCGACCGCGTGCGTGCGCACTGAGCCGTACGCGCGCGGGGAGCGGGAGATGGAGTACATGGACCTGGAGATGCTGCGCGCCGGGGCGGaggaggccgcggcggcgggcgcggACGCGAGGGCGCGCGGGGCGGGCCTTGCGGTGGAGGCGCTGCAGGTGACGCGGCTGGCGGCGATGCGCCCGGACGGGCACCCAGGCCTGTACACCCGGGCGTTCCCGTTCGCCGAGGGGGCGAGGGATCGGATGCCCAACGACTGTGTGCACTGGTGCCTGCCCGGGCCCATCGACACGTGGAACGAGATCCTGCTGCAGGTCGTCAAGCGATGGGCcgacggcgtcggcgtcggcgccgACGCATCGTAG